From Rudanella lutea DSM 19387, a single genomic window includes:
- a CDS encoding type 1 glutamine amidotransferase domain-containing protein — translation MKALIVCTNHKDYPTKPHKTGLWLSELTHFYDEIADRNFTIDIASPHGGFIPIDERSLDRRDNINEKWYQNPEIRHKLENSVSLADVATEPYQLLYLTGGHGTMWDFPDNPQLQAITRRIYETGGMVSAVCHGVCGLLNVRLSDGSYLLNDKQVTGFSNMEEKLVRLDEEVPFLLEDELKKKNAHYSKGLIPFLPHLEVDERLVTGQNPLSARKVGRKVLEEMFEK, via the coding sequence CACAAAGATTACCCAACCAAGCCCCACAAAACCGGACTTTGGCTGAGTGAACTTACCCACTTTTACGACGAAATCGCCGACCGAAACTTCACCATCGACATTGCCAGCCCACACGGTGGCTTTATCCCGATTGATGAGCGGAGCCTCGACCGACGCGATAACATCAATGAAAAATGGTACCAGAACCCCGAGATTCGCCATAAACTGGAAAACTCGGTCAGCCTCGCCGACGTTGCAACGGAGCCGTATCAGCTGCTGTACCTAACCGGTGGGCATGGCACCATGTGGGACTTTCCCGATAACCCACAGCTACAGGCCATCACCCGGCGCATTTACGAAACCGGCGGTATGGTATCAGCGGTGTGTCACGGGGTTTGCGGGTTGCTCAACGTCCGGCTCTCAGACGGCAGCTATCTGCTCAACGACAAGCAGGTTACGGGGTTCTCGAATATGGAAGAAAAGCTGGTGCGTCTGGACGAAGAAGTACCGTTTTTGCTCGAAGATGAGCTAAAGAAAAAAAACGCACACTATAGCAAGGGGCTAATCCCGTTTCTGCCTCACCTCGAAGTGGATGAGCGTCTTGTGACGGGGCAAAATCCACTCTCGGCCCGGAAAGTAGGCCGTAAAGTGCTGGAAGAAATGTTTGAAAAATAA
- a CDS encoding tyrosine-protein phosphatase, producing the protein MPMSFSFLTRSRRPAPRSTSLSVNTTDIHCHILPGLGGGPETLDQSVSIVRQLSRLGFKRIVATPHIMHRFYGATPEQIRTAAHTLQHRLLDEGLMVYIDTAAQYYIDDGFLTMLDNRSELLPFGTYIDAPRSLVLIETSLISFPDTWYDVTDMLNARGLMPVLAHPERYIYLQNNRDWVRLLRNRGTLFKLDMSSLLGRHGQTARQMAEWMIEQGHISFIGADVLNEQHLRMLREALASSFGQRLRK; encoded by the coding sequence ATGCCTATGTCGTTTTCTTTCCTTACGCGCTCACGAAGGCCGGCTCCCCGGTCTACCTCACTGTCGGTGAACACCACAGACATTCACTGCCATATCCTGCCCGGGCTGGGGGGAGGTCCTGAAACGCTCGATCAGAGTGTCTCAATCGTTCGTCAGCTCAGTCGGCTTGGATTTAAGCGAATTGTGGCGACCCCCCATATCATGCATCGCTTTTATGGGGCAACGCCGGAGCAGATACGAACAGCAGCACATACCCTTCAGCATCGACTCCTCGACGAGGGGCTGATGGTCTATATTGATACGGCAGCTCAGTACTACATCGACGATGGGTTTCTGACTATGCTCGACAACCGCAGTGAGCTGTTACCGTTTGGGACGTATATCGACGCCCCTCGGTCGCTGGTGCTCATCGAAACGTCGTTGATTAGCTTTCCTGATACCTGGTACGATGTGACCGATATGCTTAATGCACGCGGATTGATGCCGGTACTGGCGCATCCCGAACGGTATATCTATTTGCAGAACAACCGCGATTGGGTGCGCTTGCTCCGAAACCGCGGAACGCTCTTTAAGCTGGATATGAGCTCGTTACTTGGCCGTCATGGGCAAACGGCCCGGCAAATGGCCGAGTGGATGATTGAGCAAGGGCATATCTCGTTTATTGGAGCCGATGTGCTCAATGAACAACACCTCCGTATGTTACGCGAGGCTTTGGCTTCGTCGTTTGGGCAACGATTGAGAAAGTAA
- the rfbC gene encoding dTDP-4-dehydrorhamnose 3,5-epimerase gives MQVRQTSIEGLIELIPRVFKDERGHFLETYNKPLFESLGLPMNFVQDNQSFSVKGVLRGLHFQNEPFAQGKLVRVITGRVLDVAVDLREDSPTFGRYETFLLDAALSNMAWIPAGFAHGFVALEDCIFSYKCTNVYNKQAEGGLIWNDPDINIDWGITNPIVSDKDQELPTLRSLFPHAMV, from the coding sequence ATGCAGGTTCGCCAAACGTCGATCGAGGGGCTGATTGAACTGATTCCACGCGTATTTAAAGACGAACGAGGACACTTTTTAGAAACATACAACAAGCCGTTGTTTGAGTCATTGGGCTTGCCCATGAACTTTGTGCAGGACAACCAGTCATTTTCGGTAAAGGGCGTTTTGCGGGGGCTTCATTTTCAGAATGAGCCGTTTGCGCAAGGAAAACTGGTACGGGTGATCACCGGCCGAGTACTCGATGTGGCCGTTGACCTCCGGGAAGACTCACCCACGTTTGGCCGGTACGAGACATTTCTGCTGGATGCTGCTCTGAGCAATATGGCCTGGATTCCGGCTGGTTTTGCGCACGGCTTTGTGGCTCTTGAAGACTGTATTTTTAGCTACAAGTGCACGAATGTATATAACAAGCAGGCCGAGGGTGGTCTGATTTGGAACGACCCGGATATTAACATTGACTGGGGCATTACCAATCCGATTGTTTCGGACAAAGATCAGGAGTTGCCCACGCTGCGGAGCCTGTTTCCGCATGCGATGGTTTAG
- the pyrF gene encoding orotidine-5'-phosphate decarboxylase, with protein MTAEELSQIIYRKRSYLCVGLDTDIRKIPSHLLNEPDPVFAFNRAIIDATAPYAVAYKPNIAFYEAMGPRGWESLQKTIDYIPADCFTIADAKRGDIGNTSSLYARTFFDPSAAGLNFDSVTVAPYMGRDSVVPFLEYPGKWVILLALTSNAGSADFQRQPVGEQELFEVVMETAQTWTTPDQLMFVVGATQTDQLARIREIAPDHFLLVPGVGAQGGSLAEVSRIGLNSRGGLLVNASRSILYASAGPDFAERAAAEAQALQTEMASYL; from the coding sequence ATGACTGCCGAAGAACTTTCCCAAATTATTTACCGGAAACGGTCATACCTCTGCGTAGGGCTGGATACAGATATTCGTAAGATCCCATCGCACCTGCTGAACGAGCCCGACCCTGTTTTTGCATTTAACCGGGCTATCATCGACGCCACCGCCCCGTATGCCGTAGCCTACAAACCCAATATTGCCTTTTACGAGGCTATGGGCCCGCGCGGTTGGGAGAGCCTTCAGAAAACAATCGACTACATCCCGGCCGATTGCTTTACTATTGCCGACGCCAAGCGGGGCGATATTGGCAATACCTCAAGCCTGTACGCCCGTACGTTTTTTGACCCCTCGGCGGCCGGTCTCAATTTCGACTCCGTAACGGTGGCCCCGTACATGGGCCGCGATTCGGTTGTCCCGTTTTTGGAATATCCCGGCAAATGGGTCATTCTGCTGGCCCTAACTTCCAATGCCGGTAGCGCCGATTTTCAACGCCAACCCGTAGGCGAGCAGGAATTATTTGAAGTTGTGATGGAAACCGCCCAAACCTGGACCACGCCCGACCAACTGATGTTTGTGGTAGGGGCCACACAAACCGACCAACTGGCACGTATCCGCGAAATTGCCCCCGATCATTTTCTGCTTGTTCCGGGGGTGGGCGCTCAGGGCGGCTCACTCGCCGAGGTATCGCGGATAGGCCTCAATAGCCGGGGCGGGTTGCTGGTCAATGCTTCCCGGAGTATTCTATACGCATCGGCCGGGCCCGACTTTGCCGAGCGGGCAGCCGCCGAAGCGCAGGCACTACAAACCGAAATGGCCAGCTATTTATAA
- a CDS encoding M16 family metallopeptidase — protein sequence MLRYVYLAGWLLSSSLLLAQPAPKTSAPKTPAKITKGPAGLTSPIPFDPTVKVGKLPNGLTYFIRKNSEPKNRAELRLVIRAGSVLENPDQQGLAHFMEHMAFNGTRNFPKNELVNFLQSSGVRFGADLNAYTSFDETVYQLPVPTDSVQLFERSFQILEDWAHNALLDSVEIEKERGVILEEARLGRGAQQRMRDKYFPLILNNSRYASRLPIGKDNIISSFRPSLLRDFYRDWYRPDLMAVIAVGDFDEKQVEAMIREKFGRIPKPAANAKARPEYGIEPHKDTKVVVVTDPEQPNTIVQVIYKRPEIKERTIGDLRDGLQRSLFNAMLGNRIQELTQKANPPFVFGFSNYGGFLGNLDAFSSIAVPKDAGSVEVAIRAVLDENGRARRFGFTPTELARAKQELRTGVEQAYRERDKTRSSSLVGQYVQYYLEGSPATGIDFYYQFVNKYLDGIQLSEVNKLAGTFIGNENRAVVIMAPEKDKDKLPSVEQVIRVIDNAGKDLTAYVDQTVNKPLLATSPTAKPVVGEKQVAPIGVTEWTLGNGARVVLKPTDFKNDQILFASVSYGGTSLYDLKDYMNARFASTLIGQGGTGPFNQIQLGKYLAGKSLSVNPYISEINEGVSGSTTPKDLETSLQLLYSYFTQPRKDSDVVQGFLSNQRSLLQNQITTPTPQKVFQDTISVTLGQNNPRRQPLAPTDLDQISLDRAEQIYRERFANAADFTFFFVGNIDPARLKPLVEKYIGGLPGNATTPRENFRDLGIRIPAGKLNKTVYKGLEPRATVQLVFSGDLSWSPETTTQIDALAEVLEIKLTEKLREEEGGVYTPGVSGSYSKLPAQRYTFRVGFGCAPENVEKLIGKTLDVINEVKQKGADPKDIDKFKAESRRETEIQLKDNNFWLGYLTNQYFNQDDPTEILREAEQLNRVTVESTRAAANQYLSGQNLIRFVLLPERKQ from the coding sequence ATGCTTCGGTACGTATACCTGGCGGGGTGGCTCCTCAGCTCCTCGCTCCTTCTGGCCCAGCCAGCCCCTAAAACCTCGGCACCAAAAACGCCCGCCAAAATCACCAAAGGCCCGGCAGGTTTAACCTCTCCCATTCCGTTCGACCCGACTGTGAAGGTGGGCAAGCTGCCAAACGGCCTTACCTACTTTATCCGCAAAAATTCCGAGCCCAAAAACCGGGCTGAATTGCGGCTGGTGATCCGGGCCGGATCGGTACTCGAAAACCCCGACCAGCAGGGACTCGCTCACTTCATGGAGCACATGGCCTTCAACGGCACCAGGAATTTCCCTAAAAACGAACTCGTTAATTTTCTGCAATCGTCGGGCGTACGCTTTGGTGCCGACCTGAATGCGTACACCAGCTTCGACGAAACCGTATATCAGCTCCCTGTACCCACCGACTCCGTCCAGCTTTTCGAACGGTCGTTCCAGATTCTGGAAGACTGGGCACACAATGCGCTGCTCGATTCGGTCGAAATCGAAAAAGAACGGGGGGTTATTCTGGAAGAAGCCCGGCTCGGGCGTGGGGCGCAGCAACGCATGCGCGACAAGTACTTTCCGCTTATCCTGAACAACTCCCGGTACGCAAGCCGGCTACCCATTGGTAAAGACAACATTATCAGCAGTTTTCGACCGAGTTTACTCCGTGATTTCTACCGCGACTGGTACCGTCCCGACCTGATGGCGGTAATTGCCGTGGGCGACTTCGACGAAAAGCAGGTGGAAGCCATGATCCGCGAAAAGTTCGGCCGGATTCCCAAGCCTGCTGCCAACGCCAAAGCCCGGCCCGAGTACGGCATCGAACCCCACAAAGACACTAAAGTCGTAGTGGTGACCGACCCCGAACAGCCAAACACCATTGTACAGGTGATTTACAAACGGCCCGAAATAAAAGAACGGACCATTGGCGACCTGCGCGACGGTCTGCAACGGAGCCTGTTCAACGCCATGCTCGGAAACCGGATTCAGGAGCTGACCCAGAAAGCCAATCCACCCTTTGTGTTTGGGTTCAGTAACTACGGTGGTTTTCTGGGAAATCTGGATGCATTCTCGTCGATAGCCGTACCCAAAGATGCCGGCAGTGTAGAGGTGGCCATTCGGGCGGTGCTCGACGAAAACGGCCGCGCCCGGCGTTTCGGCTTTACCCCGACCGAACTGGCTCGGGCCAAGCAGGAGTTGCGCACCGGCGTTGAGCAGGCCTATCGTGAGCGCGACAAAACCCGGTCGTCGTCGCTCGTGGGGCAGTACGTGCAGTACTATCTGGAGGGCAGCCCTGCTACAGGTATTGACTTTTATTACCAGTTTGTGAATAAGTACCTCGATGGGATTCAACTGAGCGAGGTAAACAAACTGGCAGGTACGTTTATCGGCAACGAAAACCGGGCGGTCGTGATTATGGCCCCCGAAAAAGACAAAGACAAACTCCCGAGCGTAGAGCAGGTAATTCGGGTCATTGACAATGCGGGCAAAGACCTGACGGCCTACGTTGATCAGACGGTTAATAAGCCGCTGCTGGCTACCAGCCCAACCGCAAAACCCGTGGTAGGCGAAAAGCAGGTTGCCCCCATCGGCGTAACTGAATGGACCCTGGGCAACGGTGCCCGCGTGGTACTGAAACCCACCGACTTCAAAAACGACCAGATTCTTTTTGCCAGTGTTAGCTACGGGGGTACATCCCTGTACGATTTGAAGGACTACATGAACGCCCGGTTTGCATCAACTCTTATCGGGCAGGGCGGCACCGGGCCGTTCAATCAGATTCAGTTAGGGAAATACCTGGCGGGTAAGTCGCTCAGTGTGAATCCATACATCAGCGAAATCAACGAAGGGGTCAGCGGTAGCACCACCCCCAAAGACCTCGAAACCTCTCTGCAACTGCTGTACAGCTACTTCACCCAACCGCGCAAAGACTCCGACGTGGTGCAGGGATTCCTGTCGAACCAGCGTAGCCTGTTGCAGAATCAGATTACCACGCCAACACCCCAGAAAGTGTTTCAGGACACGATTTCGGTAACGCTGGGCCAAAACAACCCACGCCGGCAACCCCTTGCCCCGACCGATCTGGACCAGATCAGCCTCGACCGGGCCGAACAGATTTACCGGGAACGGTTTGCCAATGCCGCCGACTTCACCTTTTTTTTTGTTGGCAACATCGACCCCGCCCGGCTCAAGCCTCTCGTGGAAAAATACATTGGGGGTCTACCCGGCAATGCCACTACCCCCCGGGAAAACTTCCGCGATCTGGGCATCCGAATTCCGGCCGGCAAGCTGAACAAAACGGTGTACAAGGGTCTGGAGCCCCGCGCTACGGTGCAACTCGTATTCAGTGGCGACCTCAGCTGGAGCCCCGAAACCACTACCCAAATCGACGCCCTGGCTGAAGTGCTCGAAATAAAACTCACCGAAAAACTCCGCGAGGAAGAGGGGGGCGTGTACACACCGGGCGTCAGTGGCTCGTACAGCAAGCTACCTGCGCAGCGGTACACCTTCCGGGTCGGTTTTGGCTGTGCGCCCGAAAACGTGGAAAAGCTCATCGGGAAAACCCTCGACGTGATCAACGAGGTGAAACAGAAAGGAGCCGACCCGAAAGACATTGACAAGTTCAAAGCCGAAAGCCGCCGGGAAACCGAAATTCAGTTGAAAGACAACAATTTCTGGCTGGGCTACCTCACCAATCAATATTTCAATCAGGACGACCCCACCGAAATTCTCCGGGAAGCCGAACAGCTAAACCGGGTCACTGTTGAAAGCACACGGGCTGCGGCTAATCAGTATTTGTCGGGCCAGAATCTGATTCGGTTTGTGCTTTTGCCCGAACGGAAACAGTAA
- a CDS encoding FecR family protein gives MKPYATYAAEELALDDMFMRWVQHPDDDEVALFWQTFTKQHPHRRAIVEEARRMVIDCSTPLPGAMANDEMANLWERIRGSLRELDEVKPLQPSIQKVVTWWYFGRTVAAALGLLLFIGWSYWIHRSDKLQTIRSGSAQTRMVRLPDGSKARLQPNSQLEFVQQWVGEIPRAVWLQGEARFSVVHSPKTSTFRVHTSDVTVEATGTEFWIGQQAEGTRIGLQRGTLTLLLNDDDRRVTMHPGDSLEVRGHLVFPLKLSVGQLNKAVKR, from the coding sequence ATGAAACCCTACGCTACATATGCCGCTGAGGAGTTAGCCCTCGACGATATGTTTATGCGGTGGGTACAACACCCCGACGACGACGAAGTGGCCTTGTTCTGGCAAACCTTCACAAAGCAACACCCCCACCGCCGGGCCATTGTTGAAGAAGCCCGCCGAATGGTCATCGACTGCTCGACGCCCCTGCCGGGTGCTATGGCAAACGACGAGATGGCGAACCTCTGGGAGCGGATTCGGGGCTCGTTGCGCGAGCTCGATGAGGTGAAACCCCTGCAACCCAGCATCCAGAAGGTAGTAACGTGGTGGTATTTTGGCCGCACCGTTGCCGCTGCACTGGGTTTACTCCTGTTTATTGGCTGGAGTTACTGGATCCACCGGAGCGATAAACTGCAAACCATTCGTTCGGGGAGTGCCCAAACCCGCATGGTGCGTCTCCCTGATGGCTCCAAAGCCCGGCTACAACCCAACAGTCAGCTGGAGTTTGTTCAGCAGTGGGTTGGCGAAATTCCGCGCGCTGTATGGTTACAGGGCGAGGCCCGGTTTTCGGTGGTACACAGCCCTAAAACGTCCACCTTTCGGGTGCACACCTCCGACGTAACCGTGGAAGCCACCGGCACCGAATTCTGGATTGGTCAACAGGCCGAAGGAACCCGCATCGGCTTACAACGGGGTACCCTTACCCTGTTGCTCAACGACGACGACCGGCGGGTGACCATGCACCCCGGCGACTCGCTCGAAGTACGGGGGCATCTGGTCTTTCCGCTTAAACTTTCGGTTGGTCAGTTGAACAAAGCTGTCAAACGATAA
- a CDS encoding sugar phosphate isomerase/epimerase family protein, translating to MKESVLNRRQFLQSAGLSALALSAGADALALHSAPHKSGLQIGYSAITWGGNDAQAIKDISGLGFRGIQLRANAFGPYRTKPSELKAMLDAAGLQLCMFSSGNVEIDPAKEQSTIDQHVAHASFVKALGGSALQLTNNVRPKDRLPTTDELKRLAEVMNKIGQQTADLGVQAVYHNHMHQLGETPEEVDVIVQAMNPKYMRLLLDIAHYRQGGGLPEKAVIQYRDMIHSLHLKDTMSPITDGTNNGRAYKFVELGRGNVDVAAVFKALDKIKFKGWGVVELDGVPEKDKTAAQCAAISKEYITKTLKFKL from the coding sequence ATGAAGGAGTCCGTACTCAACAGACGGCAGTTCCTCCAGTCAGCCGGCCTGTCGGCTCTGGCACTCTCGGCCGGAGCCGACGCCCTGGCCCTCCACTCGGCCCCCCACAAATCCGGTTTGCAGATTGGCTACTCGGCCATCACCTGGGGCGGCAACGACGCTCAGGCAATCAAAGACATTTCCGGGCTTGGTTTTCGGGGTATTCAGCTCCGGGCCAACGCGTTTGGGCCTTACCGGACTAAACCCTCGGAACTGAAAGCCATGCTCGACGCAGCCGGGCTACAACTGTGTATGTTTTCGAGCGGGAATGTCGAGATCGACCCGGCCAAAGAGCAAAGCACGATCGACCAGCATGTGGCCCACGCCAGCTTTGTGAAGGCATTGGGTGGCTCGGCCTTACAGCTCACCAACAACGTGCGGCCCAAAGATCGGCTACCGACTACGGATGAACTGAAGCGCCTGGCGGAGGTTATGAACAAAATTGGCCAGCAAACGGCCGATTTGGGCGTTCAGGCCGTGTACCACAACCACATGCACCAACTCGGCGAAACCCCCGAAGAGGTCGATGTAATTGTGCAGGCTATGAACCCGAAGTACATGCGGCTTCTGCTCGATATTGCCCACTACAGACAAGGGGGCGGCCTGCCGGAAAAAGCCGTGATTCAATACCGCGACATGATTCATTCGCTCCACCTCAAAGACACCATGTCGCCTATTACCGATGGAACAAACAACGGACGGGCGTATAAATTCGTTGAACTCGGGCGGGGTAATGTCGATGTGGCTGCGGTGTTTAAGGCCCTCGACAAAATCAAGTTTAAAGGCTGGGGTGTGGTTGAGCTCGACGGTGTTCCCGAAAAAGACAAAACGGCAGCTCAGTGTGCGGCCATTAGTAAAGAGTACATCACTAAGACACTAAAATTTAAGTTGTGA
- a CDS encoding 3-keto-disaccharide hydrolase, whose protein sequence is MKSFLITGLTGLLLTALIAAERPQSPNTLTAKEKREGWKLLFDGKTTKGWRGAYMDKFPAKGWNVEDGTLSIQKSDGSESTNFGDIVTEGEYSNFDLMFEFRLTEGANSGLKYFVVEHKPKPAGSAFGLEFQVLDDAKHPDAKMGRNGNRTVGSLYDLITAQGKQVNPIGEWNAGRVLVNGTHVEHWLNGKKVVEYERGSEEFRKLVSMSKYAAPAYNANGRFGEAPKGHILLQDHGDKVSFRNIKIKTL, encoded by the coding sequence GTGAAATCGTTTTTGATCACCGGCCTCACTGGCCTCTTACTAACAGCTCTGATTGCCGCCGAGCGGCCACAATCGCCCAATACCCTGACCGCTAAAGAGAAGCGCGAGGGCTGGAAGTTGCTTTTCGACGGCAAGACCACCAAAGGCTGGCGGGGTGCGTACATGGATAAATTTCCGGCCAAAGGCTGGAATGTGGAAGATGGTACGCTATCCATTCAGAAATCGGATGGTTCGGAGTCGACTAACTTTGGCGACATTGTCACCGAGGGTGAATACAGCAATTTTGACCTTATGTTTGAGTTTCGGCTGACCGAAGGGGCCAACAGCGGGTTGAAATACTTTGTGGTTGAGCACAAACCCAAACCAGCCGGTTCGGCCTTCGGTCTGGAGTTTCAGGTACTCGATGATGCCAAGCACCCCGATGCCAAGATGGGCCGCAACGGCAACCGCACCGTGGGTTCGCTCTATGACCTGATTACTGCCCAGGGCAAGCAGGTAAACCCCATTGGTGAGTGGAACGCAGGCCGCGTACTCGTCAACGGTACCCACGTGGAGCACTGGCTCAACGGCAAAAAAGTGGTAGAGTACGAGCGTGGCAGCGAGGAATTCCGGAAGCTGGTTAGCATGAGCAAGTATGCTGCACCCGCTTACAACGCCAACGGTCGGTTTGGCGAAGCCCCCAAAGGCCACATTCTGCTCCAGGACCACGGCGACAAGGTGTCGTTCCGCAATATCAAGATTAAAACCTTGTAA
- a CDS encoding Gfo/Idh/MocA family protein, with the protein MENRREFIKKSALAGLGMSFSASSYARILGANERVRVGIIGFSDRFRQSLAPAFMNHAKNQNFAFVGVSDIWSRRRDEAEQFLKGKNWADSNFFKSRNNDELLDRKDVDAVIISTADFQHALHCVDAVESGRDVYVEKPFAESLEDARKALKAVEKSKRIVQVGSQRRSAPNYHSANDFIRSGKFGDISMVEMTWNVNQPGRWRRPKLVAEIRKEDTDWNRYLLNRPKVEWDPRKYLEYRLFYPYSSGIPGQWMSHQIDTVHWFSGYEHPRSVVANGGVYVWKDGRVNADTFTAVFDYGPDNDKSKGFQVLYSSRMHNEAGGTKEYYYSNGGMINLDTNKITPEGGLQAGPARDMGMQANLLPEMTLANATKMETGANTGADPMTSLHMLNWMECVRSRKEPNAPARAGFNHSVANIMATTALHTGKRVAWDAGKSDMILS; encoded by the coding sequence ATGGAAAACCGTCGTGAGTTTATAAAAAAATCAGCATTGGCTGGCCTTGGCATGAGCTTCTCTGCCAGCAGCTACGCCCGTATTCTCGGCGCCAACGAGCGCGTTCGGGTGGGTATCATTGGGTTCTCTGACCGGTTCCGGCAGTCGCTTGCTCCGGCCTTTATGAACCACGCCAAAAACCAGAACTTTGCCTTCGTAGGTGTTTCTGACATCTGGAGCCGCCGTCGCGATGAAGCCGAGCAATTTCTGAAAGGCAAAAACTGGGCGGATTCGAATTTCTTCAAGTCGCGGAACAACGACGAGTTGCTCGACCGGAAAGACGTGGACGCTGTCATCATCAGCACCGCCGACTTTCAGCACGCGCTGCACTGCGTCGACGCGGTCGAGTCTGGGCGGGATGTGTACGTAGAGAAGCCGTTTGCTGAGTCACTGGAAGATGCCCGCAAAGCCCTCAAGGCCGTTGAGAAATCGAAGCGGATTGTGCAGGTAGGCTCGCAGCGCCGGTCGGCCCCCAACTACCATTCGGCCAATGACTTTATCCGGTCGGGCAAATTTGGCGATATCAGCATGGTTGAAATGACGTGGAACGTAAACCAGCCCGGTCGCTGGCGCCGGCCCAAACTCGTTGCTGAAATCCGGAAAGAAGACACCGACTGGAACCGCTACCTGCTGAACCGGCCGAAGGTGGAGTGGGACCCCCGCAAATATTTGGAGTACCGGTTGTTTTACCCTTACTCATCGGGGATTCCGGGACAGTGGATGTCGCACCAGATTGATACCGTTCACTGGTTTAGCGGCTACGAGCACCCCCGTTCGGTGGTAGCCAATGGCGGGGTGTACGTCTGGAAAGATGGCCGCGTAAACGCCGATACATTCACAGCAGTATTTGATTACGGCCCAGACAACGATAAGTCGAAAGGCTTCCAGGTACTGTATTCATCGCGGATGCACAACGAAGCCGGCGGTACCAAAGAATACTACTACTCGAACGGTGGTATGATCAACCTTGACACGAACAAAATCACGCCCGAGGGTGGTCTTCAGGCAGGTCCGGCCAGAGATATGGGTATGCAGGCTAACCTCTTGCCCGAAATGACGCTGGCCAACGCCACCAAAATGGAAACAGGTGCCAACACCGGAGCCGACCCGATGACCTCGCTCCACATGCTTAACTGGATGGAGTGCGTACGCAGCCGCAAAGAACCCAATGCCCCCGCACGGGCCGGTTTCAACCACTCGGTAGCCAACATTATGGCGACTACGGCCCTGCACACCGGTAAGCGGGTTGCGTGGGACGCGGGTAAAAGCGACATGATTCTGAGCTAA
- a CDS encoding PmoA family protein: MKKILFLSLISLSAVAQNRIQLRHDEAAKRVEVTVDGKPFTAYIYPGPASLKKAVLYPIRTAGGNFITRGWPLDPRPGERVDHPHHVGMWLNYGDVNGHDFWNNSTDISPDHKGTYGTVVHTGVQSMKSGKDQAELVVTAAWLDKDNQPMLRERTTYIFKGSGKQRSIDRITTLTALGKDVVFKDNKEGMVAIRVSRELEHPSNKPEVFTDANGIATKVPAAASAGITGKYHSSEGIEGEAVWGTRAKWMNLTGKINDEDVSVVIMDHPKNVGYPTYWHSRGYGLYAANPLAPSVLSSGKDAPMNYTLGAGKSVTFQYRVVITSGPIDNASIEAQNKAFTGQ, from the coding sequence ATGAAAAAGATCCTATTCCTGTCATTAATCAGCTTGTCGGCCGTCGCACAAAACCGGATTCAGCTTCGTCACGACGAAGCCGCCAAGCGGGTAGAGGTTACCGTCGACGGTAAACCCTTTACGGCCTATATCTACCCCGGCCCGGCATCGCTCAAAAAAGCCGTTCTGTACCCCATCCGCACAGCGGGCGGTAACTTCATCACGCGTGGCTGGCCCCTCGACCCGCGCCCCGGTGAGCGCGTCGACCACCCGCACCACGTGGGTATGTGGCTGAACTACGGCGACGTAAACGGCCACGATTTCTGGAACAACTCGACCGATATTAGCCCCGACCATAAAGGTACCTACGGAACGGTTGTACATACGGGCGTGCAATCGATGAAGAGTGGGAAAGATCAGGCCGAACTGGTGGTGACAGCCGCTTGGCTCGACAAAGACAATCAGCCCATGCTCCGCGAACGCACAACGTATATTTTCAAAGGGAGCGGCAAGCAGCGCAGCATCGACCGGATTACAACGCTTACTGCACTGGGTAAAGACGTTGTTTTTAAAGACAACAAAGAAGGCATGGTTGCCATTCGGGTTAGCCGCGAACTGGAACACCCTTCAAACAAACCCGAAGTTTTCACCGACGCAAACGGGATCGCCACGAAAGTACCGGCTGCGGCAAGTGCCGGTATTACGGGAAAATACCACAGCAGCGAAGGTATTGAAGGCGAGGCTGTTTGGGGCACCCGCGCCAAATGGATGAACCTGACCGGTAAGATCAACGATGAAGATGTTTCGGTCGTTATCATGGATCACCCGAAAAACGTCGGCTACCCCACCTATTGGCATTCAAGAGGTTATGGCCTATATGCAGCAAATCCGCTGGCACCTTCGGTCTTGTCGAGCGGCAAAGACGCCCCCATGAACTATACACTCGGCGCGGGCAAATCAGTTACATTCCAATACCGGGTTGTAATTACATCCGGTCCGATCGACAACGCGAGCATTGAGGCTCAGAATAAGGCGTTTACAGGCCAATAA